One segment of Yersinia kristensenii DNA contains the following:
- the mdtH gene encoding multidrug efflux MFS transporter MdtH: MALVSQARSLGKYFLLLDNLLVVLGFFVVFPLISIRFVDQLGWAAVLVGLALGLRQLVQQGLGIFGGAIADRFGAKPMIVTGMLMRAAGFAFMAMADEPWILLLACALSGLGGTLFDPPRTALVIKLTRPHERGRFYSLLMMQDSAGAVIGALIGSWLLQYDFHFVCWTGAFIFILAAGWNLWLLPAYRISTVRAPMKEGLMRVLRDRRFVTYVLTLTGYYMLSVQVMLMLPIVVNEIAGSPAAVKWMYAIEAAISLTLLYPIARWSEKRFRLEQRLMFGLLIMTLSLFPVGLISHLQTLFMFICFFYIGSIIAEPARETLSASLADSRARGSYMGFSRLGLALGGALGYTGGGWMYDTGRTLEMPELPWFLLGIIGLMTLVGLYWQFNQRRIESAMLSGS; encoded by the coding sequence ATGGCCTTGGTCTCGCAAGCTCGTAGCTTGGGTAAGTACTTTTTATTGCTTGATAACTTATTAGTTGTATTGGGCTTCTTCGTCGTTTTCCCCCTTATTTCTATCCGATTTGTCGATCAATTGGGTTGGGCTGCGGTGCTGGTTGGCCTTGCTTTAGGATTAAGGCAGTTAGTTCAGCAAGGGCTCGGGATCTTCGGTGGTGCTATCGCTGACCGTTTTGGCGCTAAACCCATGATAGTCACTGGCATGTTGATGCGCGCTGCGGGCTTCGCGTTTATGGCGATGGCAGATGAACCCTGGATATTATTGTTGGCCTGCGCACTCTCTGGCTTAGGGGGAACCCTATTTGACCCTCCGCGCACGGCTTTGGTTATCAAGTTAACCCGCCCTCATGAGCGTGGCCGTTTCTACTCCCTGTTGATGATGCAAGACAGCGCTGGCGCGGTTATCGGCGCACTGATAGGGAGTTGGCTACTGCAATATGACTTCCATTTTGTCTGCTGGACAGGTGCATTTATCTTTATATTGGCCGCAGGCTGGAACCTCTGGTTGCTACCGGCTTATCGAATATCGACGGTGCGCGCGCCAATGAAAGAAGGCTTAATGCGCGTGCTGCGTGACCGCCGTTTTGTCACCTATGTACTCACATTGACCGGTTATTACATGCTATCAGTACAAGTCATGCTAATGCTGCCGATTGTGGTCAATGAAATTGCCGGTTCACCTGCCGCCGTCAAATGGATGTATGCCATTGAGGCCGCAATCTCACTGACATTGCTGTACCCCATTGCACGTTGGAGTGAGAAACGTTTTCGCCTTGAGCAGCGTCTCATGTTTGGTTTGCTGATAATGACATTAAGCTTGTTCCCAGTGGGCCTGATTTCCCATCTGCAAACCTTATTTATGTTTATTTGCTTCTTCTATATAGGCTCAATTATTGCCGAACCCGCCAGAGAAACACTGAGTGCTTCACTGGCTGATTCACGGGCACGGGGAAGCTATATGGGGTTTAGCCGCCTTGGGCTGGCGCTGGGGGGGGCATTAGGCTATACCGGTGGGGGTTGGATGTATGATACCGGCCGAACATTGGAAATGCCGGAATTACCTTGGTTCCTGCTTGGCATTATTGGTTTAATGACGCTCGTTGGGCTGTACTGGCAATTCAATCAACGCCGTATTGAGTCAGCCATGTTGAGTGGTAGCTAG
- the murJ gene encoding murein biosynthesis integral membrane protein MurJ yields MNLLKSLAAVSSMTMFSRVLGFARDAIVARVFGAGMATDAFFVAFKLPNLLRRIFAEGAFSQAFVPILAEYKSQQGEEATRTFVAYVSGLLTLILAVVTVLGMLAAPWVIFITAPGFTDTPDKFALTSALLRVTFPYILLISLASLVGAILNTWNRFSIPAFAPTFLNISMIGFALFAAPYFNPPVMALAWAVVVGGVLQLGYQLPHLKKIGMLVLPRLSLRDAGVWRVMRQMGPAILGVSVSQISLIINTIFASFLVSGSVSWMYYADRLMEFPSGVLGVALGTILLPSLAKSFSSGNHDEYSKLMDWGLRLCFLLALPSAVALGILAKPLVVSLFQYGKFSAFDALMTQRALVAYSVGLMGLIVVKVLAPGFYSRQNIKTPVKIAIITLIITQVMNLIFIGPLKHAGLSLSIGLGACLNASLLYWQLRKQQIFHPQPGWAAFLTKLVIGVVVMSVVLLGLLWVMPAWDVGGMAYRLLRLSAVVIAGVIAYFAALALLGFKLRDFARRTN; encoded by the coding sequence ATGAATCTATTGAAATCACTGGCAGCCGTCAGTTCTATGACCATGTTTTCCCGCGTATTGGGTTTTGCTCGTGATGCGATTGTCGCGCGGGTTTTTGGCGCAGGCATGGCAACAGACGCCTTTTTTGTGGCATTTAAATTGCCTAATTTATTACGGCGCATCTTTGCTGAGGGGGCATTCTCGCAGGCTTTTGTGCCAATTTTGGCTGAATATAAAAGCCAGCAAGGTGAAGAAGCAACACGGACATTTGTGGCGTATGTCTCCGGCTTACTAACGCTGATTCTGGCGGTGGTCACGGTATTGGGGATGCTGGCCGCACCTTGGGTTATTTTTATTACTGCGCCCGGGTTTACCGATACACCAGACAAGTTTGCGTTAACTTCGGCACTGCTGCGGGTGACTTTCCCCTATATATTGCTGATTTCATTGGCCTCGCTGGTAGGGGCGATTCTTAATACCTGGAACCGTTTCTCTATCCCGGCCTTTGCGCCGACCTTTCTGAATATCAGCATGATAGGTTTTGCTCTCTTCGCTGCACCTTATTTTAACCCGCCAGTCATGGCGCTGGCTTGGGCGGTGGTGGTCGGCGGGGTATTACAATTGGGCTATCAACTGCCTCATCTGAAAAAGATAGGGATGCTGGTGTTACCTCGGTTGTCATTGCGTGATGCCGGTGTTTGGCGGGTGATGCGCCAAATGGGGCCCGCGATTCTCGGGGTGTCAGTGAGCCAGATCTCCCTGATTATCAATACTATTTTTGCTTCGTTCCTGGTCTCAGGTTCGGTGTCATGGATGTATTATGCTGACCGTTTAATGGAGTTCCCCTCTGGGGTACTGGGTGTAGCATTGGGTACTATCTTGTTGCCTTCACTGGCCAAAAGTTTCTCCAGTGGCAACCATGATGAATACTCTAAATTGATGGATTGGGGCCTGCGGCTCTGCTTCTTGCTAGCATTGCCCAGTGCAGTGGCCTTGGGCATTCTCGCTAAGCCTCTGGTTGTTTCATTATTCCAATACGGGAAATTCAGCGCTTTCGATGCACTGATGACACAACGTGCACTGGTGGCTTATTCCGTCGGGTTAATGGGGCTCATTGTGGTGAAGGTGCTGGCTCCCGGTTTTTACTCACGCCAGAACATTAAAACCCCGGTTAAAATTGCCATTATTACGCTGATAATAACCCAAGTAATGAATCTGATATTTATCGGGCCGCTTAAACATGCCGGCTTATCACTGTCGATTGGTTTGGGTGCCTGCCTAAATGCCAGCTTGTTATATTGGCAGTTGCGTAAGCAGCAAATTTTCCACCCGCAACCGGGTTGGGCGGCATTTCTGACTAAATTAGTGATTGGCGTCGTGGTGATGTCCGTGGTGTTGTTGGGATTATTATGGGTGATGCCAGCCTGGGATGTCGGTGGCATGGCTTATCGCCTGCTACGGCTTTCTGCTGTTGTCATTGCGGGGGTTATTGCCTACTTTGCAGCACTTGCTTTGCTTGGATTTAAATTGCGCGATTTTGCTCGCAGAACGAACTGA
- a CDS encoding phosphatase produces MYPVDLHMHTIASTHAYSTLHDYIAEAKLKNIKLFAITDHGPDMADAPHYWHFMNMQVWPRLVDGVGILRGIEANIKNLAGDIDCTGPMLDAIDLLIAGFHEPVFPPQDRMANTQAMIATMAQGNVHIISHPGNPKYPVDIKAISEAAAHYNVALELNNSSFTHSRKGSEANCRAIAEAVRDAGGWLALGSDSHIAYSLGIFEHCERIIAEVDFPQERILNVSPRRLLNYLEQRGRPPIPELADL; encoded by the coding sequence ATGTATCCTGTTGATTTACATATGCATACCATTGCCAGCACCCATGCTTACAGTACCCTGCACGATTATATCGCCGAAGCTAAGCTAAAAAATATCAAACTGTTCGCCATTACTGACCATGGCCCAGATATGGCTGATGCTCCCCATTATTGGCACTTTATGAACATGCAAGTATGGCCGAGGCTGGTTGATGGCGTAGGGATTTTGCGTGGTATTGAAGCCAATATTAAAAATTTGGCAGGTGACATCGATTGTACTGGCCCGATGCTTGATGCTATCGATTTGTTGATCGCCGGTTTCCATGAGCCAGTGTTCCCGCCGCAAGATAGAATGGCTAATACCCAAGCGATGATAGCCACTATGGCGCAGGGGAATGTGCATATCATTAGCCACCCGGGGAATCCTAAGTATCCAGTTGATATTAAAGCGATTTCCGAAGCTGCAGCACATTACAATGTTGCGCTAGAATTGAACAACTCATCATTTACACATTCACGTAAGGGGAGCGAAGCGAATTGCCGGGCAATTGCTGAAGCGGTGCGGGATGCGGGTGGATGGCTAGCCTTGGGATCGGATTCCCATATTGCTTATTCACTGGGGATTTTTGAGCATTGTGAGCGCATTATTGCTGAAGTGGATTTTCCGCAAGAGCGTATCTTAAATGTTAGCCCACGGCGCTTACTGAATTACCTCGAGCAGCGTGGTCGCCCACCGATACCCGAGTTAGCCGATCTGTGA
- a CDS encoding TorD/DmsD family molecular chaperone codes for MNDFSLMCRILGSLFYRPPQDPLLEPLFTLISQGKLEQHWPLEQSELLARLQQDYQPEALVADYNALFVGDERSVSPYGADYEDARSEAEVRAFLQQRGMPLGEGPTDHFGGLLLAASWLEDQAAEDEVAAQIELFNDYLLPWCGRFLGKVEAHATSGFYRTLAQLSREALQAMWDELSESCDTEE; via the coding sequence ATGAACGATTTTTCTCTGATGTGTCGCATCTTGGGATCACTTTTTTATCGCCCGCCTCAAGACCCACTGTTGGAGCCTCTTTTTACCTTGATAAGCCAGGGAAAATTGGAGCAGCATTGGCCGCTAGAACAAAGTGAGTTACTGGCGCGTTTGCAACAAGATTATCAGCCCGAAGCTCTGGTTGCTGATTATAACGCTCTGTTCGTTGGTGACGAACGCAGTGTTTCACCTTATGGGGCCGATTATGAAGATGCTCGCTCAGAAGCAGAAGTTAGAGCTTTTCTTCAGCAACGTGGTATGCCACTAGGTGAAGGGCCCACTGACCACTTTGGCGGTTTATTACTTGCAGCTTCCTGGCTTGAAGATCAAGCAGCTGAAGATGAAGTGGCGGCACAAATTGAACTGTTTAACGACTATTTACTGCCTTGGTGTGGCCGTTTCCTTGGCAAAGTAGAAGCTCATGCCACCAGTGGTTTTTATCGCACTTTGGCACAGTTGAGTCGCGAGGCATTACAAGCTATGTGGGATGAATTGTCAGAAAGTTGTGACACGGAGGAGTAA
- a CDS encoding YceH family protein, translating to MKHSLNAQEARVIGCLLEKQVTTPEQYPMSLNGVTIACNQKTNREPVMELSESEVQQTLDFLLKKHLIRTQSGNRVMKYEHRFCNSEFGNLKFSPAEFAVITTLLLRGAQTPGELRTRTSRLYEFADVAETEQVLTQLSLREDGPFVVRLAREPGKRESRFMHLFSGDVAPTSSAEESAPEGDSALEARVAQLEQQVIALTRRLDEVLIQLDD from the coding sequence ATGAAACACAGTTTAAATGCACAAGAAGCCAGAGTGATTGGCTGTTTGCTGGAGAAACAAGTGACAACGCCGGAGCAATATCCGATGTCACTTAATGGCGTGACCATCGCCTGTAATCAGAAAACCAACCGTGAACCGGTGATGGAGTTATCTGAATCAGAAGTGCAACAAACGCTCGATTTCTTGCTAAAAAAACACCTTATCCGCACTCAAAGTGGCAATCGGGTGATGAAATATGAGCACCGTTTTTGCAATTCTGAGTTTGGCAATCTTAAGTTCTCTCCTGCTGAATTTGCTGTCATTACCACACTATTATTGCGCGGCGCGCAGACTCCGGGGGAGTTGCGCACTCGCACCAGCCGGCTGTATGAGTTTGCGGATGTCGCTGAAACAGAACAGGTTCTCACTCAGTTATCCTTACGCGAAGATGGGCCATTTGTGGTGCGCTTAGCTCGTGAACCCGGGAAACGAGAAAGTCGCTTTATGCATCTATTCAGTGGTGATGTTGCGCCAACCTCCTCGGCAGAAGAAAGTGCGCCAGAGGGGGATAGTGCCCTTGAAGCCCGAGTTGCTCAGCTGGAGCAGCAAGTTATTGCGCTGACTCGCCGCTTAGACGAAGTGTTGATACAACTGGACGATTAA
- a CDS encoding VOC family protein, with protein MSSLKGIVELSDLLTDLPRFEQKLVIFAAKLNLDLTQFSADHISLRCHQTETAQRWRRGLQQCGHLMSETQINGRPICLFDLTPALVIGPWQIDCVELPYPGKTHYPHEGWEHVELVLSGDSQTLMQRARALLPATLPDGVTIKFSSPQGEHERLANPTLAVSDGEVTIKFHPYTLRQIIDSERNG; from the coding sequence ATGAGCAGCCTGAAAGGTATCGTCGAATTATCGGACTTATTAACAGACTTGCCGCGCTTTGAACAAAAACTGGTTATTTTCGCGGCTAAATTAAATCTGGATTTGACACAATTCAGCGCTGACCATATTTCATTGCGTTGTCATCAAACAGAAACGGCACAACGCTGGCGTCGTGGTTTACAACAATGTGGCCATTTGATGTCCGAGACACAAATTAATGGTCGGCCAATTTGCTTGTTCGATTTAACCCCAGCGCTGGTTATTGGGCCCTGGCAAATAGACTGTGTTGAGTTACCCTATCCGGGGAAAACGCATTATCCACATGAAGGATGGGAGCATGTGGAGCTGGTTCTGTCCGGCGACTCACAAACCTTGATGCAGCGCGCCCGTGCCTTATTACCTGCAACCTTGCCAGATGGAGTGACTATCAAGTTTAGCTCTCCACAAGGGGAGCATGAGAGGTTAGCCAATCCGACTTTGGCGGTGAGTGATGGCGAAGTCACTATTAAGTTTCACCCCTATACTTTGCGGCAAATTATAGATAGTGAGCGCAATGGCTAA
- a CDS encoding Gfo/Idh/MocA family protein produces MKQLSVDKKLRVGIVGLGGIAQKAYLPILAQAQDWQLVGAFSPNQIKAQPVCDSYRMRYFSRLDTLAAECDAIFVHSSTASHFQVVSELLQAGIHVYVDKPLAETLEQSEQLIALAAKQKLALMVGFNRRFAPLYQQLKQQMIHPASLRMEKHRHNSIGPKDVRFTLLDDYLHVVDTALWLGGAAAKLITGTVQTNAQGQMLYAEHHFQAGNARITTSMHRQAGTQRESVQAVSPGACYQITDMRQWQQESEGQVINLPAPGWQTTLEQRGFSGAVHHFITAVSNQTAPQVSGEEAILAQRMIEILLQQQVAE; encoded by the coding sequence ATGAAACAGCTCAGTGTTGATAAAAAACTGCGAGTTGGCATTGTGGGTCTTGGCGGTATAGCGCAAAAAGCTTATTTACCCATATTGGCTCAAGCGCAAGACTGGCAATTGGTAGGGGCGTTTTCTCCTAATCAAATAAAAGCACAACCGGTATGTGACAGCTATCGCATGAGGTATTTCTCTCGGCTGGATACATTAGCGGCTGAATGTGATGCCATTTTTGTCCACAGCAGTACCGCCAGCCATTTTCAGGTAGTGAGTGAGCTATTGCAGGCCGGTATTCATGTTTATGTCGATAAACCCTTGGCCGAAACGCTGGAGCAATCTGAGCAATTGATCGCTCTGGCGGCAAAGCAAAAACTGGCGCTAATGGTGGGTTTTAATCGCCGTTTTGCACCTTTGTATCAACAGCTTAAACAGCAAATGATTCACCCTGCGTCTCTGCGTATGGAGAAGCATCGGCACAACAGTATCGGGCCAAAGGATGTTCGCTTTACCTTGCTTGATGATTACCTGCATGTGGTGGATACCGCGCTGTGGCTTGGCGGCGCTGCAGCAAAACTTATCACTGGCACGGTGCAAACAAACGCACAAGGGCAGATGTTATATGCCGAACACCATTTCCAAGCTGGCAATGCTCGGATAACCACCAGTATGCACCGCCAGGCGGGAACGCAGCGCGAAAGTGTGCAGGCTGTTAGCCCTGGCGCCTGCTATCAGATTACTGACATGCGCCAGTGGCAGCAGGAGTCCGAGGGGCAAGTAATAAACTTACCTGCGCCTGGTTGGCAAACGACGTTGGAGCAACGAGGGTTTAGTGGTGCTGTTCATCACTTTATTACCGCGGTCAGTAACCAAACTGCGCCACAAGTCTCAGGTGAAGAGGCCATCCTTGCGCAGCGAATGATAGAAATTCTGTTACAACAGCAGGTAGCGGAATAA
- the ghrA gene encoding glyoxylate/hydroxypyruvate reductase GhrA, with amino-acid sequence MNIIFYHPFFDAKQWLSGLQSRLPTANIRQWRRGDTQSADYALVWQPPQEMLASRVELKGIFALGAGVDAILDQERRHPGTLPAGVPLVRLEDAGMSLQMQEYVVATVLRYFRRMDEYQLQQQQKLWQPLEPHQHDKFTIGILGAGVLGKSVAHKLVEFGFTVRCWSRTPKNIDGVTSFAGQEKLPAFIKGTQLLINLLPNTPETAGILNQSLFSQLNANAYIINIARGAHLLERDLLAAMSTGQIAAATLDVFAEEPLPSMHPFWSHPRITITPHIAAITLPDVAMDQVVANIQSLEAGREPVGLVDVSRGY; translated from the coding sequence ATGAATATTATTTTTTACCATCCATTCTTTGATGCAAAACAGTGGTTGTCAGGGCTACAGTCGCGTTTACCTACAGCGAATATCCGGCAATGGCGGCGTGGTGACACGCAATCTGCGGATTATGCGCTGGTTTGGCAGCCGCCTCAGGAAATGCTTGCCAGCCGTGTTGAATTGAAAGGGATTTTTGCTTTGGGTGCGGGGGTGGATGCTATCTTGGATCAAGAGCGGCGTCATCCTGGGACATTACCTGCTGGAGTGCCGTTGGTTCGGTTGGAAGATGCCGGAATGTCGTTGCAGATGCAGGAATATGTGGTTGCGACGGTATTACGCTATTTTCGCCGCATGGATGAATATCAACTGCAACAACAGCAGAAACTGTGGCAACCACTGGAGCCGCATCAGCACGATAAATTCACGATAGGTATCCTGGGCGCAGGCGTGTTAGGGAAAAGTGTTGCTCACAAATTGGTCGAGTTTGGTTTTACCGTTCGTTGTTGGAGCCGCACACCCAAAAATATTGATGGTGTTACCAGCTTTGCCGGTCAAGAAAAATTGCCAGCATTCATTAAAGGGACACAATTGCTGATTAACCTGTTGCCTAATACCCCAGAGACTGCCGGTATCCTTAATCAGTCACTCTTTTCACAATTAAATGCCAATGCATATATCATCAATATTGCTCGGGGAGCGCATTTGTTAGAGCGAGATTTATTAGCTGCAATGAGTACGGGTCAAATAGCCGCCGCAACATTAGATGTGTTTGCTGAAGAGCCTTTGCCTTCGATGCACCCTTTCTGGAGCCATCCTCGGATTACTATTACCCCACATATTGCTGCTATCACTTTACCAGACGTGGCAATGGATCAGGTGGTTGCCAATATCCAGAGCCTCGAAGCGGGAAGGGAACCGGTTGGATTAGTTGATGTGAGCCGAGGTTATTGA
- a CDS encoding lipoprotein, whose product MNKLMWGAAALVMTAILVGCNQLTQYTLSEQEVNDYLQKHNNYEKQIGIPGLVDAHITLTQLQSQIGRAEPGKVTLTGNAKVDISSILGPQTADMILTLKAQPTFDREKGAIFLKDMELTDYKVTPEKMNSVMKALTPYLNQSLKSYFDQQPVYVLDGEKSKAEAMAKKLAKGLEVKPGQLVIPLTD is encoded by the coding sequence ATGAATAAATTAATGTGGGGCGCAGCGGCGCTGGTGATGACTGCGATACTGGTCGGCTGCAACCAATTGACTCAGTACACCCTGAGCGAACAAGAAGTTAATGATTATCTGCAAAAACATAATAACTATGAAAAACAGATTGGTATCCCAGGACTGGTTGATGCACATATCACTTTGACACAATTGCAAAGTCAGATTGGTCGCGCTGAACCCGGCAAAGTCACATTAACCGGCAATGCCAAAGTGGATATTTCATCGATTCTTGGCCCGCAAACAGCTGATATGATATTAACCTTAAAAGCTCAGCCAACATTTGATCGCGAAAAAGGCGCTATCTTCCTAAAAGATATGGAATTGACAGACTACAAAGTGACACCGGAGAAAATGAATTCAGTGATGAAAGCACTGACGCCATATTTGAATCAGTCACTGAAATCTTATTTTGATCAGCAACCCGTGTATGTGCTGGATGGCGAAAAGAGTAAAGCGGAAGCCATGGCGAAAAAACTGGCAAAAGGTTTAGAAGTAAAACCGGGCCAATTAGTCATCCCACTAACGGACTAA
- the argS gene encoding arginine--tRNA ligase — protein sequence MNIQALLSDKVSQALIAAGAPAGSEPQVRQSAKAQFGDYQANGVMAIAKKLGMQPRQLAEKVIEQLNLDGIASKIEIAGPGFINIFLDRQWVASKVDEALKAPKLGVQPVEPQTIVIDYSAPNVAKQMHVGHLRSTIIGDAAARTLEFLGHRVIRANHVGDWGTQFGMLIAYLEKMQNENASDMGLSDLELFYQQAKKTYDEDEEFAQRARAYVVKLQSGDEYCRQMWRKLVDITMAQNQIAYDRLNVTLTKDDVMGESLYNAMLPGIVADLKAKGLAVESEGATVVYLDEYKNKDGEPMGVIIQKKDGGYLYTTTDIACAKYRYETLGADRVLYYIDSRQHQHLMQAWTIVRKAGYVPESVPLEHHMFGMMLGKDGKPFKTRSGGTVKLSDLLDEAIERAGKLIAEKNPDMPADELKQVVDAVGIGAVKYADLSKSRTTDYIFDWDNMLALDGNTAPYMQYAYTRVVSVFKRAGIDESSLTLPLVITEDREAALATRLLQFEEVITTVAREGTPHVMCSYLYDLAGLFSSFYEHCQILNAESEESRQSRLKLAMLTAKTLKQGLDTLGIQTVERM from the coding sequence GTGAATATTCAGGCTCTTCTCTCAGATAAAGTCAGCCAGGCGCTGATTGCAGCAGGTGCTCCAGCAGGGAGCGAACCTCAAGTTCGCCAATCGGCTAAAGCACAATTTGGCGATTATCAAGCTAACGGCGTCATGGCCATTGCCAAAAAACTTGGCATGCAACCCCGACAACTGGCAGAAAAAGTCATTGAACAACTCAACCTTGACGGCATTGCCAGCAAAATCGAGATTGCCGGCCCCGGTTTTATCAATATTTTTCTTGACCGCCAATGGGTTGCCAGCAAAGTTGACGAGGCACTGAAAGCACCGAAACTGGGCGTGCAGCCGGTTGAGCCACAAACTATCGTGATTGACTACTCCGCTCCGAATGTGGCCAAACAGATGCACGTCGGCCACCTGCGTTCGACCATCATCGGTGATGCAGCGGCACGAACTTTAGAGTTCTTAGGCCACCGTGTTATTCGCGCCAACCACGTCGGCGATTGGGGCACCCAGTTCGGTATGCTGATTGCTTATCTGGAAAAAATGCAAAACGAGAATGCCAGTGACATGGGCTTATCGGATTTGGAGCTTTTCTATCAGCAAGCCAAAAAAACCTATGATGAAGATGAAGAATTTGCCCAACGCGCCCGCGCTTATGTGGTGAAACTGCAAAGCGGTGACGAATATTGCCGTCAGATGTGGCGTAAATTGGTGGATATCACCATGGCGCAAAACCAGATTGCTTACGACCGCCTGAATGTCACCCTGACCAAAGACGATGTGATGGGTGAAAGCCTGTATAACGCGATGTTGCCGGGTATTGTGGCTGATCTGAAAGCCAAAGGGCTGGCAGTGGAAAGTGAAGGCGCGACAGTTGTGTATCTGGATGAATACAAAAACAAAGATGGCGAGCCGATGGGCGTCATTATCCAGAAAAAGGATGGCGGTTACCTCTACACCACCACCGACATCGCCTGCGCCAAATACCGCTATGAAACGCTGGGTGCAGACCGCGTGTTGTATTACATCGATAGCCGTCAGCACCAGCACCTGATGCAAGCCTGGACTATCGTGCGCAAAGCCGGTTATGTGCCAGAGTCTGTGCCACTAGAGCACCATATGTTTGGCATGATGCTGGGTAAAGATGGCAAGCCATTTAAAACCCGCTCCGGCGGCACGGTAAAACTCTCTGATTTGCTGGATGAAGCTATCGAGCGCGCGGGTAAACTGATTGCCGAGAAAAACCCGGATATGCCTGCGGATGAGCTCAAGCAAGTGGTGGACGCCGTCGGCATTGGTGCCGTGAAATATGCCGATTTGTCAAAAAGCCGCACCACGGACTATATCTTCGACTGGGATAACATGCTGGCGTTGGATGGCAATACTGCGCCTTACATGCAATATGCTTATACCCGAGTGGTTTCAGTCTTTAAACGTGCCGGTATTGATGAAAGCAGTCTGACCTTGCCGTTAGTGATTACAGAAGACCGCGAAGCCGCACTGGCAACACGTCTGTTGCAGTTTGAAGAGGTCATTACTACTGTGGCTCGTGAAGGGACACCGCATGTGATGTGCTCTTATTTGTATGATCTGGCTGGTTTATTCTCCAGTTTCTACGAGCATTGCCAAATCCTGAATGCGGAAAGTGAAGAGAGTCGCCAAAGCCGCCTAAAATTAGCCATGCTGACAGCAAAAACCCTCAAGCAAGGTCTGGATACCTTAGGTATTCAAACTGTTGAGCGCATGTGA
- the rimJ gene encoding ribosomal protein S5-alanine N-acetyltransferase — protein sequence MFGYHSATPKIRLTTDRMSLRLVNERDAYRMAEYYAENQAFLKPWEPVRDQSHCMPSGWQARLGMIMELQKQGSAYYFILLDPEEKEVRGVANFSNVLRGSFHACFLGYSLGERWQGQGLMFEALQPLIRYMQRQERMHRIMANYMPHNHRSGNLLERLGFEREGYAKDYLLIDGQWRDHVLTALTNQEWTPTR from the coding sequence ATGTTCGGCTATCATTCAGCAACACCTAAAATACGCCTTACAACAGACCGTATGTCATTACGGCTGGTTAATGAGCGTGATGCTTATCGCATGGCGGAATATTACGCCGAAAATCAGGCGTTTCTCAAACCATGGGAGCCGGTGCGCGATCAAAGTCACTGCATGCCTTCAGGGTGGCAGGCGAGGCTCGGAATGATTATGGAGCTGCAAAAACAGGGCAGCGCTTACTATTTTATTTTGTTAGATCCAGAAGAAAAAGAAGTCCGTGGGGTGGCGAATTTTAGCAATGTGCTGCGCGGTTCTTTTCATGCCTGTTTTCTCGGTTATTCATTAGGCGAACGCTGGCAGGGTCAGGGGCTGATGTTTGAAGCTCTGCAACCCTTGATTCGTTATATGCAGCGGCAAGAGCGAATGCACCGTATCATGGCTAACTATATGCCGCATAATCATCGCAGCGGTAACTTGCTTGAACGGCTTGGATTTGAACGCGAAGGCTACGCCAAAGACTACTTACTGATTGACGGTCAATGGCGCGATCATGTGCTAACGGCTTTGACTAACCAAGAATGGACGCCAACTCGCTGA